A window of Felis catus isolate Fca126 chromosome A3, F.catus_Fca126_mat1.0, whole genome shotgun sequence genomic DNA:
ACAGCAGCTCCTGTAGTTTTCCTTGGCTCAGAGAAGCAGAGGCGTCCCCTGAGCCCTGGCTCCCCTCTACCGCAAAGCAACTGGCTTCCATTACCCCTGACAGCTCCAGAGTAACAGCCCAGCCCCCGGCCCCAGCCTGGCTCGGTGCCGTTCCCTTTTATGGTGAAGCAGAGGGAAAGcaaggagggggggtgggggggggggagtaggttCTCGCTGGGGCAGAGGGCTGTAGAGCTCCAGGGCCGCTCCCTCACCAGAGACCCTCAGTCATCTACCCACGGTCGGCTTTCTCCTCAGTGATCCACTCTGCTCAGAACACACAACCCCTCTTGCTTGTCctggccctccctcccactctccctccctcacatCCGGGGGGTGATTTCCCACTTGGCCCAAGTCCCACGGTTTGGGTTTTGATTCCGGGAGGGTCCGCCCTATTTCCGACGCCCACctccgggggtggggtggggggagcgagCCCGGGGAAGGGAGGCACCGGTCGGATCGCAGGCAGCACCGTTCCCCTGGGCGGGTGTGGGGCAAAAAGGCGGGAGCCGAGGAGAGGAGCCTCCGGCCGCCCCAGCTCTCTCCCTATTCTGCACCGCCTCTAACCGCCCTCTCCGCCgcgggggacagggaggggaccctgagggcagggcccaaAGGAAGCACCTGGCTGGGCCGAGCCGGGAAGCGGAGGGTGGGCAGCAGCGCGGGGGGCCAAGGCAGGAAGCGGGGTCGAAGTCTAGGGGTCAGGCCGAGCCTCTCACCCTACCACGCCGCCGCACCCTCGCCCCGGCCCGCTGCTGGGTTTCGGGGAGGCGGCCACGGCTCAGCCGCGTCCCCTGCTGCGCCAGCTGCGGCCAGCTGCGCTCCGCCCGCCTGTGGCGCGCGCCCGCGGCTCGCCCACCCCCTGCGGCGGGCAGTCCGGCCGCTGCCCCGCCCGAGACCCCGCCCCTGCGAGGCGCCTCGGGGAGCAGGCGAGACGGCGGGGCTAGAGAGCCCGTTCCGGCCAAGCAGCACGGCCGGAAGTGCCTGGTTTGGGCTTGCGCTCGCGCTACCAACTTCCGGGCCGGAACTCCTACCTGGAGCTAGTGCGCAGACCACACCGCGTTGAGCCCAGCTGGTCAGGTGAGAGGCGCGTAAGCGCGCTCAGCGGCGCTTCGGCGGTGGCTGGTCCAGGGGGCGAGAACGGGTCCCGGCCTGGGCGAGGAATGCGCCAGCCCCAGGCTCAGTCCCTCCTCTTCTCCGCAGGATGATCACAGACGTGCAGCTCGCCATCTTCGCCAACATGCTGGGCGTGTCGCTCTTTCTGCTTGTGGTTCTCTATCACTACGTGGCCGTCAACAATCCCAAGAAGCAGGAATGAAAGTGGCGCTTTCTCCGCCCCAGGTAACGGTCCGGGGCTGCAGCGCCCAGCCCCCGGAGAGTGGAGTGGCGAGGCCGCGCCAGGGCCTGCAGGGTTCGAAACTTCAAATCAGAAAGTGCCGGGCCAAGCATGATACAGTCCAGAACTGAGCCCCTTTATCCGCACACAGTAGGGAATGCCTTACAGTGCCCCGCCCTTTACCTGCTAGAATGGGGGTGACTTTCCTACTCCTCTGCCCCCGTCTTCGTGGTACCCCCATGCCCAAGTTGGGCCTTTGGGTGCTAGGAGACTGACACAGAGAGGAGTAAAGGTACTGAGGATGCCATCCAAGTATGAGGATTTGGGCTCTTCACTTAAGGAGGACTTAAGGAGTCCTCACTTCTCCAAGCTTGTTGAGGCTTTTATTTAGGCagaatttggggggggagggggaggcgggggggggttGTAAAGATGTAGAATTCTGGAGCAAGAGGCACTGAGTTAGGGTGGCTCCTGTAGACCCAAGCCCTAGACAAGAaaggtggggtagggtggggaacCTTAAGTGTTGGTCAAAAATGTAAAGGGGGAACAGGATGGATGGGAGTGGATGCCTGAAGGATTTCCCCAGAGGAAAGCTGCAGCATTTTCCTTACCTCGggtctttcccccttttttctagGGTTCCAGGACATAGGCTGAGGCAAGATGGAGGGTGTGAGGGGCCTTCACACTTCACTTCATCCCTCTACCCATCACAACATACAAAGCAACTACACCTGGATTTTTCCAAACAACTTTTATTTCCTCAAAGTCTTCCTTAACCCTATGGAACAAGAAGCTGCCACTGAGTAGGGCCCAGTATAGGGGCTTTTTCTACTCCCTCCccccaatataaaaatatagatatatgttTTTTGTGGTCCCAAAATCTTGTGctgtggagggagggatggggtaGCAGGTTTCTGCTTTGTGCTGTCTCAAGGTGATGCTCTGGGATGTCTCAGAACAGTGTGGCTGGTATTCACTGTCTGTTCATATAGGAGTTATGGTTGTCACATGGAATCAACAGCTGAGGGAGGAGGCTAGCACATTTCTCCCTGTGTACCCCATCTTGGGGCTATATCCTGGGCATGGAGGTGGAGGCATCAGACCCGGGGAGAAACAGTGAGTGGGGGTGATTTAGGGACAAAACAAACCTCAGGCTGGCCCAAAGGCCCCCCGCTGTAACACATCCGGGACTGGGAGTCAGATAGACTACAGGAAATAGGAGAAAAGGCAGGGGCAGAGCGGGGCCGTGGGGGCCCGGCGTGAGGCAGCCTgcaacagagaagagagaggaatcaGGCTTGTGAGAACTCTGACAGGGGCTGGACATgagagaggggagatgggtaaTGATAGGTGGGTTGAGCACTGCACCTTGGGCTGATGCTGAAATGTGGCAGCTCCTAGGCCTTAGCCCCTAACAAGGAGTTGTTTCCTTGTCCTTTGGAGTGAAGACTGAGGCcatgatgggaaaaaaaacaggggcTGGATTCTTAATGAAAGTACCTTTAGTCTTTTGGAGGTCAGAGCGattagggaaggaagaaaatgatccTGAATGTGCGCAGAAATGGGAATGAAGGGACAGAAGTGAGAGGTGGGGTGAGGGACTGGACCCGGGTGCTCACCCTGGTGCAGAGCTGGGTCCTGGCTCCGGCTCACTGCTCTCCCTGGTCCGGGGTGTAGGGGATGTGGGGCCCGAAGAGCCTCTCATCCCTCTGCGAGTCGGCGGTGAGCCCCGGCCCAACCTGGGCCTAGCCTGTGTGGATAGGGGGTGGGCTGAGAGGCTGGATTCTTCCATTAACTTTTTTGCTTCTGGGTTTGCTTCTAGAGTTTCCGTGCATAAGAGTGTAGGACAGGGGTCAACACCGGTACTGGGACCTTGAATTTCTGGGCACTGTCCCTAGCTGAGAGGGTAAGGCAGGATAATAGCTAGAGAATTCTTAGGTTCAGTTTATGACTATACACTCTAAGTCATACTTAACTAGGGGAGGCAAAAGGATCTAGCATTTAACCTCCATGGCTGTATTATGGCTGACATCTGGCTGAATAGGGAAGCAGTGTTTGGAAAGAGGTTGGAGAATTGGTGGGTCTCTCAGAgccttctgtgcctcagtcccTGCCAGAGCGGCTTAGGCTTCACGCATCCGGTCTCTGTCTGTACTCAGCTTTAGCCAATTTAACATGAGAAATCTGGACTGAATTGGGAGTTGGTGGCACAGCTGTTCTTAGGAGCAGCAACCAGATGTGTTACCTGGGGAATCCGGGACCCCTCCTGGCGGGAACTCTCCTCGGGCAGGtctgggcagaaagagaggagaagctAAGGGCAGGGGCGGGCAGTGCCAAAGCTAGCAGGCTGAGGTTGGGGTGTATCTGGCAGGGACGCGGGTTGGAAGCAAGCAAGAGACCTGGCTGAGGGATGGGGGTACTGGACAGACAGGCACGGGCACCAGGCAGCTCTCTGATATGGCCGGGGGAGGTTGTAAAGCAGTGCTGAGCATTTTCCCTCCCACTACCCAGACGAACAGTGCCTTGCTGGGCTCTGTGAGAGTTGTTACACTGGGGTTTGGGGAAGACACAAAAATGTTACCTGCAGTCGTGTCCTGATACAGGGGATCCGAGGTCCAGTCCCTAGCAGCCCTTTCCCAATCACCATGACAGCCTCTGGCTTGTCGCCTGAGGACAGGAATGAGCAGCTGCTCCCtaggaaacaaagaaaactgcTATCAGGGTAGGGAGCCGTGGAGAAGAAGAGGGAACTTCCTTTAGAACAGGGTTTCTCAAAACTGgcaatattgacattttgagctggatgattctttgttgtggggaccTGTCTTGTGCATTGCAGAATGTTTAATAGCCTTTCTGGTCTCTACCTACTAGATggcatttcttcttcctctgtcccctccccattgtaacaaccaaaaatgtctccagaccttGCCACATGTTCCCTAGCGAGTAAAATGGCCCCTGGTTGAGAAGCACGGCATGCTCTAGTCGGGTCCAAGGAGTGGAGTAGCAACTTGCAACTTGAGCCACAGCCCATCAAGCTGAACTACTCTGAATTTATAGACTTCAGGGCCTGTCGCATCCAAATGAGTAAGCGCTCAAGGATAAGTCAGGACCCAAGATGATAGATTGACAAGGGCTACCCACTGAAGACCGTTAACAGGTTGGGAGTAGTGGGCTCTGAGGGAGTTAGAGGATGTTGGACTGGAGTCTTAGGAATCATTCCCGTCCAGTCCTTTACACAGCTGGGTGTATAACTTAGAAGGACAGCAGGTGGCCTAGGTTTTATGTGGATGATGCGGTCACACAGCATTTGCTGTGATGACAGGTGAAAGGCCTCTGCCTTTTTTGTTCTTCAGTTTTGTCTAATGTTGCCCAGTTCCTGGAGTCAGGAAGCTTGAGTAAGTAGCAGGTACTCAGGTTGTTCACCCTTGAGGACTAAGTGAGACAACGTGCTTAGAGCAGTGCCTGCCACATGATGCTCAAGAAACAATAGCTATTTTATTATACAAAGACGTCCATTAACTTCCAGCTTCCTGTACAAGAGCATGGGTGCTTTACGGGTTTAGGATAATCCAGGAGGATAatggatgcccccccccccccccccccccccccccgtgtggaGAGGCCTGCATTAACTTTCTGCATCAAGTCAAGAAAGAAGAGCTGAAGGGATTGGTTTAAGCCTAGCAGGGAGTCTGGTCTACACCCTGGGTagtagggaaggaaggaggctggCCAACCCAGATTTTGGTGGCAGTAGGTACAGACCTGATATGCTGAATGAGCTGGGGAGTAGGCAGGAGCCCATGTTGTGTGAGGCTGCTGGGCTAGAACTAGCAGGATTTGGGGATGAGGCCAGGCCGCTTGAAGTAGGGCGATGGGTCAGTGGCTGCTGCCGCCGTCTCCTGTCCTGGCTTCGGGGCTCTGAGTGGAAGGGACACAAGGAGATAAAAGGGCAAGTAAGTGAGGCCCTGTCACTCCACTGCCCTGCTGGTTCTCGCACTTGTCATCACACCAGCACTCCTCTCTGGAAGTAAATTTAAGGTGGGTAGAAAGACCTCTGATACTTACTCCGGTTACCCGGGACACAGCAAGCCCTCATCCGCCTCTCTGTGGCTAACCACCCTGCTCGCTCGCCAGTTCATTCTTCTGGCCGAGAAGTTACTGAGCTTGGCTTCTGAAACAGCTTCCCTAGGTTTCTCCTGCCTCTAACCACTCCTCTTCAACTACTCTTACTGCCCCCAAATGCCAGTGCCCCTCCCCATCGTACCTTTGGTCCCCTCCTGCTGTGCATACTCTAAACTCCCAAGCTGCTCTGGAGCCCTCTTTCCTGAACTACAGTTCAGTGGTCCACTGGCATTTCTACCTGGCGGTCTCTCATGACCCCAGCAAAACTAattttcttccatccttccttttcttctccttaccTTGGTGAAAAATGTCCTAGAAACCTGTTTCATCTTCTGACTCCTCCCTCATATTTAGATTTGTGTTTAACCAAATCTAGACaattctgcctctgcctttgCTTGGATTCCTCCTTCATTCTCCCTTGCCATGGCCTGTGTCCAGCTATAGGTCTTTATCTCTCATTCAGGCTTCTGAAAAAAATTCCCCACTTGTCACCCTAGCTTGAATCTGTTCCCTTTTACAGTCCCATCTTTCACACCGGTGCCAGAAATTATTCCAAAACCTAGACCTGATCAAAAGTCATTTGGTTCAGGCAAGGAGGATATACTGAAGGTCTTTTAAAGGATAacgcctaggggcgcctgggtggctcagtcagttaaacatccgacttcgcctcaggtcatggtcttgcagtttgtgggtttgagccccacatcaggctctgtgctgatagctcagaccctggagcgtgcttcacattctgtgtctccctctgtgtccctccctcactcatgctctgtctgcatctctctctctcaaaaataaataaacataaaaaaataaaggataaagtCTAAACCCTTTACCATGGCATTCAGAGCTCCATCCACTGTGGTTCCAGTCTGCCATCCTTGGTAGGATGCTGACTTGATCCTTCAAACCCTCTGCTACAGCCCCTGTAGCTGCTAGCTGTGTGGTTCCTCTGCAATGTCCGTTTCCTCTTCTAGTGAAACCTTGAACAACTTAACATGTCCcatctcaaatgtcacctctgtGACGCCTCCCTGACCATCACAGGTAGAATTGACTGTTCTCCCTTGCTTTATTGTCCTTTGTTCGCTTGGCTAGTAATGATTTATGGTTTTTGTCTCAAGAAGCTAGCACATGTCAAGTACTTATGATCATGCCTGGTACATAGGACTCAGTAGTTGTTAACTAGTATTCTGC
This region includes:
- the OST4 gene encoding dolichyl-diphosphooligosaccharide--protein glycosyltransferase subunit 4, producing the protein MITDVQLAIFANMLGVSLFLLVVLYHYVAVNNPKKQE